A single region of the Plantactinospora soyae genome encodes:
- a CDS encoding CU044_5270 family protein has translation MTDNITTLRECWHGVEPPSPDAQDRARAALMARIARTDVAEVPVRKRVKARGWRPRGWALRSGIATVAAAALVVGLVTVGGLGKEPDEPSGASGSAAVTFELAAAYAEAQPFTPPRPDQWTYVEIRVVNSDTYVESKGLKPEVITQRWSRADGKQAAVIVDGALEIFDESPGLTRFPPTDYPTLAGLPTDPHALLDWLRARTGPFNVDTEEQRNTGLFNAISTILRDNLLPPAVTAALLRAAALIPGVDQAPSPVSIDGRTATAVGRLQDGWRQEDLLLDPGSHEFIGYRSVAAKDIDLNTDETTPAGSVQGEPVHVKKGDIQVILTRLAGRIVNAAGQTS, from the coding sequence GTGACCGACAACATCACGACCCTGCGTGAGTGCTGGCACGGGGTCGAGCCGCCGTCGCCGGACGCGCAGGACCGGGCGCGGGCGGCGCTGATGGCCAGGATCGCGCGGACCGACGTCGCGGAGGTGCCCGTACGGAAGCGGGTCAAGGCTCGCGGTTGGCGCCCGCGCGGCTGGGCGTTGCGATCCGGCATCGCCACGGTGGCCGCAGCCGCCCTGGTGGTCGGCCTCGTCACCGTCGGTGGCCTCGGCAAGGAGCCGGACGAGCCGTCCGGAGCGTCCGGGTCTGCGGCCGTGACCTTCGAGCTGGCTGCCGCGTACGCCGAGGCACAGCCGTTCACGCCACCGCGACCCGACCAGTGGACCTATGTCGAGATCAGGGTTGTCAACTCGGACACGTACGTCGAGAGCAAGGGGCTGAAGCCGGAGGTAATTACGCAGCGGTGGAGCCGGGCCGACGGCAAGCAAGCCGCCGTGATCGTTGACGGGGCGCTCGAGATCTTCGACGAGTCCCCGGGACTGACCCGTTTCCCCCCGACGGACTATCCGACGCTGGCCGGGCTGCCTACCGATCCGCACGCGCTGCTCGACTGGTTGCGGGCCAGGACGGGCCCCTTCAACGTGGACACCGAGGAGCAACGGAACACCGGCCTGTTCAACGCGATCTCCACGATCCTGCGGGACAACCTGCTCCCGCCCGCGGTGACGGCGGCGCTGCTGCGAGCGGCCGCCCTGATCCCCGGTGTCGACCAGGCACCGAGCCCGGTCAGCATCGACGGCCGTACGGCGACGGCGGTCGGCCGCCTTCAGGACGGGTGGCGGCAGGAGGATCTGCTCCTCGACCCGGGCAGCCATGAGTTCATCGGCTACCGATCCGTGGCCGCCAAGGACATCGACCTCAACACCGACGAGACCACCCCCGCCGGCTCCGTCCAGGGCGAACCGGTCCATGTGAAGAAGGGCGATATCCAGGTCATCTTGACCCGGCTGGCCGGCCGGATCGTGAACGCAGCGGGCCAGACCAGCTAA
- a CDS encoding RNA polymerase sigma factor yields MVTQDASTAAEVTDAEIIGRMHGDPAAFEAIFDRYYPAIHGYASRRLGRDLADDVAAETFLVAFDKWRRYDTAQNSARPWLYGIASNLIAGHERAEARRYRAFARAEHLATADANLDVDADQLAIRLDAEAVRGRLAAALHEIAPSDREVLLLVAWADLTGEEIARALEIPAGTVRSRLHRARKGLQVALGGADPTAIGRDFE; encoded by the coding sequence GTGGTGACACAAGACGCGAGCACCGCCGCGGAGGTCACCGATGCCGAGATCATCGGCCGGATGCACGGGGATCCGGCGGCGTTCGAGGCGATCTTCGATCGTTACTACCCCGCGATCCACGGATACGCGAGCCGGCGGCTGGGGCGGGACCTGGCCGACGACGTGGCCGCGGAGACCTTCCTGGTCGCGTTCGACAAGTGGCGGCGGTACGACACGGCCCAGAACAGCGCCCGGCCCTGGCTGTACGGCATCGCGTCCAATCTCATCGCCGGCCACGAGCGGGCAGAGGCCCGGCGGTACCGGGCGTTCGCCCGCGCGGAACATCTCGCGACGGCCGACGCCAACCTCGACGTCGACGCCGACCAACTCGCCATCCGGCTGGACGCGGAGGCCGTTCGCGGTCGGCTCGCGGCGGCGCTGCACGAGATCGCACCCTCCGATCGGGAGGTGCTGCTCCTGGTCGCCTGGGCGGACCTGACAGGTGAGGAAATTGCCCGCGCGCTGGAGATTCCGGCCGGCACCGTCCGTTCACGGCTCCATCGGGCACGCAAGGGGTTGCAGGTGGCGCTGGGTGGCGCTGACCCTACGGCAATTGGAAGGGATTTCGAGTGA
- a CDS encoding PadR family transcriptional regulator, translating to MTAPTPLREPTFLILTALAREPMHGYGIVNEVAALSDGRLALRPGTLYGALDRLTDEGLVEPDREEIVGGRLRRYYRLTEGGTAALTIETERLRRNVEAASERLRERAARARRTTTVRPSPAVRLAGGVA from the coding sequence ATGACCGCACCCACGCCACTTCGGGAACCCACGTTCCTGATCCTGACCGCGCTCGCCCGCGAGCCGATGCACGGCTACGGCATCGTCAACGAGGTAGCCGCCCTCTCCGACGGACGACTGGCCCTGCGCCCGGGAACGCTCTACGGCGCCCTCGACCGGCTCACCGACGAGGGCCTGGTCGAGCCGGACCGGGAAGAGATCGTCGGTGGCCGGCTGCGCCGGTACTACCGGCTGACCGAGGGCGGCACCGCCGCGCTGACCATCGAGACCGAGCGGCTGCGCCGCAACGTCGAGGCGGCCAGCGAACGGCTCCGGGAGCGTGCCGCCCGGGCCCGGCGGACGACCACCGTGCGTCCGTCGCCAGCCGTTCGCCTCGCCGGGGGTGTCGCATGA
- a CDS encoding GlsB/YeaQ/YmgE family stress response membrane protein, whose translation MTGPTDPDSTEAVDRSDTDTPGSTTLERRYRRLLYAYPRRYRAVRGDELVGTYLDLAGAERSWPSPHDAADVLRGGIRERLRERGATGLLAGLPIAAMFALGSLTALAVFLLYQVELTPYPDGVVTEPVGPVKTFGAFVWAGWLLAGLATAVLPGRWARRAVLVALLLTVGTLPASALTGLSRPPLFVLLPVLALGLTTLALPDRPGWIGRIMPALVALIGTGVALLFERAETGGDWFTSYYSTKEILLMAAGIVLGLALLVGLGRATVADNRSLWAFLVLLTPVGLLGVRQIAEAYWWNVNMPRLVATSAALVLIGGGILLAAIVAQGVRHRATRQRTAAGPCPTCGHVPEVAARTSTATPGTAI comes from the coding sequence ATGACCGGCCCGACCGACCCCGACAGCACCGAGGCCGTGGACCGGTCCGACACAGACACCCCCGGCAGTACGACATTGGAGCGCCGCTACCGGCGACTGCTGTACGCGTACCCGCGCCGCTACCGCGCCGTCCGGGGCGACGAGCTCGTCGGGACGTACCTCGACCTGGCTGGAGCGGAGCGGAGCTGGCCCTCGCCGCACGACGCCGCCGACGTGCTGCGCGGCGGGATCCGCGAGCGACTGCGCGAGCGGGGCGCGACCGGCCTGCTCGCGGGCCTGCCGATCGCCGCGATGTTCGCCCTGGGCTCGCTGACCGCGCTCGCGGTGTTCCTGCTGTACCAGGTCGAGTTGACGCCGTACCCGGACGGGGTGGTGACCGAGCCGGTGGGCCCGGTGAAGACCTTCGGGGCCTTCGTCTGGGCCGGCTGGCTGCTGGCCGGCCTCGCCACGGCGGTGTTGCCGGGACGCTGGGCCCGGCGGGCCGTCCTCGTCGCCCTGCTGCTGACCGTCGGCACCCTGCCTGCGTCCGCGCTGACCGGGCTGTCCCGGCCACCGCTCTTCGTGCTCCTGCCGGTGCTCGCGTTGGGCCTGACCACGCTGGCCCTGCCCGACCGACCGGGCTGGATCGGCCGGATCATGCCAGCGCTCGTCGCGCTGATCGGCACCGGCGTGGCCCTGCTCTTCGAGCGGGCCGAGACCGGCGGGGACTGGTTCACCTCGTACTACTCGACGAAGGAAATCCTGCTCATGGCGGCCGGGATCGTTCTCGGGCTCGCCCTGCTCGTCGGGCTCGGCCGGGCGACCGTCGCGGACAACCGGAGCCTCTGGGCGTTCCTGGTGCTGCTCACCCCGGTCGGCCTGCTCGGAGTCCGGCAGATCGCCGAGGCGTACTGGTGGAACGTGAACATGCCCCGGCTCGTCGCGACCTCGGCCGCGCTCGTCCTGATCGGCGGGGGCATCCTGCTCGCGGCGATCGTCGCGCAGGGCGTACGGCACCGGGCGACCCGACAGCGAACGGCAGCCGGCCCGTGCCCGACCTGCGGACACGTACCCGAGGTCGCGGCGCGGACCAGCACCGCCACCCCCGGCACCGCCATCTGA